A genome region from Solanum pennellii chromosome 12, SPENNV200 includes the following:
- the LOC107007468 gene encoding protein ELF4-LIKE 3-like: MEDVVFSCTGNGVQVDRKVVQTLQKNFVQVQNILDQNRLLINEINQNHESTIPDNLTRNVGLIRELNNNIRRVVDLYADLSSSVTTSMEAFSEGESNNANQSDQRDGQKRIRSS; encoded by the coding sequence ATGGAAGATGTTGTATTCTCGTGTACTGGTAATGGAGTTCAAGTTGACCGTAAGGTAGTTCAGACACTGCAAAAGAATTTTGTGCAAGTACAGAACATTTTGGATCAGAACAGGTTGTTAATCAACGAGATCAACCAGAACCACGAGTCAACAATCCCAGATAACTTGACTCGAAATGTTGGTCTAATTAGAGAGCTAAATAACAATATTAGAAGAGTAGTTGATCTCTATGCTGATCTTTCCAGTTCTGTTACCACATCTATGGAAGCTTTCTCCGAGGGTGAATCAAACAATGCTAATCAATCAGATCAAAGAGACGGTCAGAAGAGAATAAGGTCCAGCTGA